From Pithys albifrons albifrons isolate INPA30051 chromosome 27, PitAlb_v1, whole genome shotgun sequence, one genomic window encodes:
- the LOC139683082 gene encoding uncharacterized protein — protein sequence MSPRDTPGAPGGDSDSPGRAVTARPGPAPPEGKGRGSGARRTRRSNRQQWQLLSGTGPDTCGAARASERGRRHTPGTPGGLSGAPEQRPTGPPASARPGRRSRSPAPGGTGAVQGVVPAQPPPEPAFPVRSLRSPPGPRPVPALPSRSPPGPCAPRPVPALSSRSPPGPCAPLPVPARYLRSRCPRPLRAAAPPQCRLRRPPGPAPAPARQSPPAPRRRRSEAPNGLRGTRRRRNVTPASNGPTPAAPTPGHAPPRLAPPTTPRPGGRGRAPRSPFRDPQSPLRTPQSPPDPLQRPPEPPQRPFRAPSGPL from the coding sequence ATGTCTCCTCGCGACACCCCCGGCGCTCCCGGGGGGGACAGTGACAGCCCCGGGCGGGCAGTgacagcccggcccggcccggccccgcccgaGGGGAAGGGCCGCGGCTCTGGCGCTCGGCGGACACGGCGCTCGAACcggcagcagtggcagctgctcAGCGGGACAGGCCCCGACACCTGCGGCGCGGCTCGGGCTTCCGAGCGCGGGCGGCGACACACACCGGGGACACCGGGCGGGCTGTCAGGGGCCCCGGAACAGCGGCCGACCGGTCCGCCCGCCTCGGCCCGGCCGGGACgccgctcccgcagccccgcgCCGGGCGGGACCGGAGCGGTACAGGGAGTGGTGCCGGCTCAGCCGCCCCCGGAGCCGGCGTTCCCCGTCCGGTCCCTGCGCTCCCCTCCCGGTCCCCGCCCGGTCCCTGCGCTCCCCTCCCGGTCCCCGCCCGGTCCCTGCGCTCCCCGCCCGGTCCCTGCGCTCTCCTCCCGCTCCCCTCCCGGTCCCTGCGCTCCCCTCCCGGTCCCCGCCCGGTACCTGCGCTCCCGGTGCCCGCGGCCCCTCCGCGCGGCCGCGCCGCCCCAGTGCCGGCTGCGGcggccgcccggccccgcccccgcccccgcccgccaATCGCCGCCCGCGCCGCGCCGACGCCGCTCGGAAGCGCCCAATGGGCTGCGGGGAACCCGCCGGCGTCGCAACGTGACCCCGGCCAGCAACGGCCCCACCCCGGCCGCGCCCACACCAGGCCACGCCCCTCCACGCCTCGCCCCGCCCACCACGCCCCGCCCCGGGGGCCGCGGCCGAGCCCCCCGGAGCCccttcagagacccccagagccccctcagaacccctcagagccccccagacccccttcagagacccccagagccccctcagAGACCCTTCAGAGCCCCTTCAGGGCCCCTTTAG
- the RAB11B gene encoding ras-related protein Rab-11B, whose amino-acid sequence MGTRDDEYDYLFKVVLIGDSGVGKSNLLSRFTRNEFNLESKSTIGVEFATRSIQVDGKTIKAQIWDTAGQERYRAITSAYYRGAVGALLVYDIAKHLTYENVERWLKELRDHADNNIVIMLVGNKSDLRHLRAVPTDEARAFAEKNNLSFIETSALDSTNVEEAFKNILTEIYRIVSQKQIADRSAHDESPGNNVVDISVPPTTDGQKSNKLQCCQNL is encoded by the exons TTGTGTTGATTGGAGACTCTGGAGTTGGGAAGAGTAATCTTCTGTCACGTTTCACACGCAATGAGTTCAATCTGGAGAGTAAGAGCACCATTGGGGTGGAATTTGCCACCAGGAGCATCCAGGTGGACGGGAAGACGATAAAAGCGCAGATCTGGGATACGGCAGGACAGGAACGATACCGCGCCATTACCTCAGC GTATTACCGTGGTGCTGTGGGGGCTCTGCTTGTGTATGACATTGCCAAACACCTCACCTACGAGAACGTGGAGCGCTGGCTGAAGGAGCTGCGGGACCACGCCGACAACAACATCGTCATCATGTTGGTGGGGAACAAGAGCGACCTGCGCCACCTGCGCGCGGTGCCCACGGACGAGGCTCGCGCCTTCGCAG aaaaaaataacttatcTTTTATTGAAACATCTGCTCTGGATTCAACAAATGTAGAAGAAGCCTTCAAGAACATCCTTACAG AAATCTACCGCATCGTGTCGCAGAAGCAAATCGCCGACCGGTCTGCGCACGACGAGTCTCCCGGCAACAACGTCGTCGACATCAGTGTCCCACCAACCACCGACGGACAGAAATCCAACAAACTCCAGTGCTGTCAGAACCTGTGA